A region of the Microcystis aeruginosa FD4 genome:
ATGATAAACATTATCACCCGCAGTATTAACCGTCCCAATATCCCCACTTAAAATAGTGGCATTAGTAGCAACATTTCGCTGACTTAAACTCGTCTCCGAACCAGCAAACCCCCCATAAATCTCCACATGATTCTTGAGGGTAAAAGTTGCATTTCTGTCCGTTCCCGTAGTCGGTTTATAGGTTCCCCCCGCAACCCAAATCGTATCCCCACTTTTCGCTGCTGCTAACGCCCCTTGTAAATCCGTAAACGCATCAACCCAAGACGTACCATTATTACTTCCCCCCGCATTTGCCCGTACAAAAATCGTGCGAACTGCTGCAGGAGTAGGCGTAGGAGCGAGTTCTGCCCCTTCATACGCCCCTAAATCCACATTTGCACCCACAACACGGGAATTACGCGACAAATCGAGGGGTATCCGTTCAGAAGTATTGCCATCCCCATCCAAATCTCGACTATCGAGAGGCAATAAAGTAGAATCTCCCGCATCCAAAGCAGGAGAACCCGATTTTAAGCGTAAATCATCCGCTTTCGCATTGACAAACAGAGGGTCATTATCCGTCGCACCCGTAAACCCTCCCCCTTGGATAATACTATTAGCAACCGTAACACTACCACCGGAACCATTATTAACCTGATTCCCCGTACTGCTACTATCCTGATTTCCCCAGAGGATACTATTTCGCAATGCTACACTACTCGAAACATTATGTAGCGCACCCCCAGTTACCGCCACGTTACCACTCAAGGTACTATTAATCAAATTGGGGTTACTCAGATTACTAAAAATCGCGCCACCACTGCCCGTATTAGCCGAATTTCGACTAAAAACCGAATCAACAATGGTGGGATTACTGCTACTGGTGTTATAAATCGCCCCCCCGTCATTAATTGCCGTATTCAGGCGAAAAGTGCCATTAGTAATCTGGGGACTACTTAAATCATCGTAAATCGCCGCCCCTCGCGTTGCCGTATTGTACTCAAACAACACATCTGTCAGGACAGGATTACTACCATTCTCGTTATATAAAGCACCTCCATTTGTTCCATTATTATCGCGGAAAGTGATATTTCTCAGGGTTGGACTAGCACCCGAAACATACATCCCACCCCCATCATCTTGATTTCCCGTTGTACCATTCGCATTACCACCAGTAATAGTAAACCCATCCAGAATAGAACTGTTACCTAGAGGAGTAGAAATCGTACCCGTTGCGCTTATCACATGATACGAATTATCGGCAATTCCCGCCGCACCAATTTCACCACTTAAAATAGTAATATTATTAGCAATATTACGCTGATTTAGGGCAGTTTCCGTTCCTGCAAACCCGCCATAGATTGCTACATTATTTTTCAGGGTAAAGCTTGCAGTTCTGTCGGTTCCCGTAGTCGGTTTATACGTCCCCGCAGCCACCCAAATCTCATCACCAGCTTGTGCTGCAGTAATAGCACTTTGTAAACTGCCATAAGCATTGTTCCAAGCGGAGCCATTACCTGTTGAACCAGACTTAACGTAAAGAATAGCCATGATATACCTCGTGTGAAAAAGACGGTAGAGAGTTGATAGGGAATATCGACCCGAAACTTAGTTCGAGTTAGATAAAGTTGATAAGTAAGCGAATAGTGGAGAAAACTGTCTCTAAAGACAGCAAAACCATTAATCAAGCTGAGATGTCAGAAAATTTAGCACTGGTTAGGGATGATGCTTAGATTGTAGAGGCGAATAATTATAAGCTCCGTTTATTTTTTTTTCATTCATCAGCAGAGCTTATTACATAAATCGAGCAGAGAGAAAATATCTGGTATAATCCCACTTCTGAGAAAATTTACCTAGAGATAAGCCGATTTGTGTTGCTAAGGCTATATTTTGATTAACTTTTGTCAATTTATTCGGAGAATCAAGTTATTTTGTCATCAGTTAAGGTAGGGAGATGACTACAGCCTTGTCATCGGAGTCAGCCATGGCAATTTGGCCGCTATTATGGATTGTCTGGCTATAATATAATAATTAATATTGACATATTTGCCCACTCAATTCAATCGACTTATCATGAGTATTGTTATTTCTAACGAGATGATACAAGCTACTGGTAAAACAGAAAATTTACTGAAGCTTGACCTAGCTATTATTATGTTTAAAGATTATCACATTAGCAGTGCTAAAGCTGCTGATTTTGCGGGTTTATCTTTAATCGAATTTCGTCAAGAATTAGCCAAAAGAGATATTTGTGTTAATTACGATGTTGCAGATTTTCAATTAGAGTTACAAACTTTAAATCGATTGGGGGATTTGTGATCGTTGTTAGTAATACTTCTCCTATTACCAGTTTGTCTGCTATCGGTTATGTCAATTTGCTACATGATATTTATGGAACAATTATCATTCCATCAGCCGTTTATGAAGAAATGACCCATGTAGGTTATGCTGTCCCCGGAACAATAGAAGTTACAACTTTATCTTGGATTGAAAAAAGGACGTTAGAAAATCGTTCATTATTTGAACAATTAAATCATGAATTACATCGAGGAGAATCAGAAACAATCGCCTTGGCAATTGCTTTGGGTGCTGATAGGGTAATTATGGATGAAAATCCAGGCAGAAAAAAAGCACTGAGTTTAGGACTGAATGTAATTGGCGTTTTAGGAATTTTACTAATAGCAAAACGTCGAGGATTAATTACAGCAATTAAGCCGTTAATGGATGATTTAATATCTCAAGCTGGCTTTCGGATTAATCGAGCATTATACTTAGATGTTTTACAATCAGCACAAGAGGAAAAGAGCGTTTTATGATTTGCTTTTGTGTCGTTAGAAACTGCAATTACAACAAAATTAGTAAAAAGAGACGTAAATGCTATCGCTCACGTCCCCTCCAAACATCAATTAATCATCGTTATTGTCGTCTTGTTTATGCTTTTTAGAAAACAATGCTCCTAATCCTAATCCTAATGTTACTATTCCTAGAATTGTAGAAGGTTCGGGAACAGACTGGATCGATTTAGTTGCCACTTGTAAATTATCAATTGAAAAAAGTCCATTACCACCAACGGGAGATATTTCGATACGAGATGCAGGAATAGATGTGACAATTCCTAAAAACTTAAACGAGTTTGGGTTAAGATTGCTACCTGAAACTGTAGCTTGCTCAATTAGATTGTTGGAAGCATCAAAAGCAGATAATTGTAGCGTATCATCGCCACCAGTATTAAAAAAGCCGTAACCGTTCAGGGGGGGTACGAAATCTGGTAATCTGAGAGACATGGATGAGAAGCAGCTACTAGAGATGTCAGGAATAGACGCAGAGGATTGGGAGCAGACCCCAGCCAGCGTCAGACGGCTAGTAGTGCAGTTAGGCTTGAAGATAGAGCAACTAGAGCAACACCTCAAAGAATTACAAGACTCAAAAGAGGGGCTAGAAGAGAAAGTCAATCGAAACTCACAGAACTCCCATAGCTCTCCTGCCTCAGACTCTCCCAACGTCGAGAAGACCAAGAAAAAAAAACCAACAGGAAAAAAGCGAGGGGGGCAACCCGGACACCCAGGTCATAGTCGTTCCCTGTATCCAGTGGAAGCGTGTGATAGCGTCACCAACCACTATCCTAAAACTTGCCCCTGTTGTGGCGAACCCCTACAAGGAGTTGACCCCAGCCCCTACCGCCATCAAGTAGTAGAAATTCCCCCGATTAAGCTCCAAATCGCGGAGCATCGCCTACACCAACTAACTTGCACTCGCTGCGGCCAGACAAGCAGAGCCACTCTACCAGAAGAGGTAGAAGCCAGTGGCTACGGCGAAACAGTGGTAGCCATCGTCTCAGTGCTGAGCGGGATGTACCGTCATTCAGTAAGGATGGTGGTTTCGGCGATGTCGGACTTGTTTGGGGTGAAAATCTCTCTGGGGACAGTCAATCGTCTGAGAAAAGAAGCCAGTGAGGCGGTCTCAGCCTCAGTAGAGGAGGTCAAAGCCTACATTCAAGCTGCGCCGATAGTGGGAGCCGATGAGACAGGTTTCGGACAAGGAAATGCCGATGGGGAAAATCCTCAGTCCAAGAGAGCCTGGTTGTGGGTGGCCGTCACTCCCTTGGTCAGCTTCTTTTGTGTGGAGTTGTCGCGCTCGACGGCGGCGGCTCAAGGGTTATTGGGAGAGAACTTCGAGGGGATTCTCAACAGCGATCGCTATAAGGCCTACAATTGGGTCGATGTTGACCGAAGACAACTGTGTTGGGCACATCTCAAGCGAGAGTTCACCAAAATCTCTGAACGCAGTGGAGTCTCCCGTCAACTAGGACGAGATTTGCTCGCCCAACAGAAAAAGTTGTTTCGCCTCTGGCATCGAGTCCGAGATGGGACTTTGAGCCGGACTCAGTTTCAGTCATTAGTGTCGCCAATTCGAGAACGAGTCAGAAGTTTACTCTCTTCAGGAGCGGATTATCAGATTGGCTCCAGGGAGAAGACTCCTTTGGCTAAAACCGTTCGCACCTGCCGGCAACTGCTGAAGGTGGAGTCCGCCCTATGGCTGTTCGTCACGGTGGAGGGGTTAGAGCCAACGAACAATGCGGCTGAGAGAGCCATTCGCCAGGCTGTCCTCTGGCGGCGCACTAGCTTTGGCTCTCAAAGTGAGGCGGGTAGTATTTTTGTGGCGCGGATGCTGACGGTAGTCACCAGTCTGCGTTCTCAGAACCGCAATGTCTTGGAATTCATGACCGACGCTGTTCGAGCCTCTAGGAAAGGTAGTGCTTCTCCTTCTCTGCTACCCCAGGAGAGTACTTCTACAGGGTCAATACCACTGGCTGCTTGACACCCCCCCCTGAACGGTTACAAAAAGCCAACTCCAACAATACCATTGGAGGGATTCATTGGCTGGAATACTATACTGCCCCTTCCAGGAAAACTACAAGCGTTATTATTAACAAGAGCATTGGGAGAACTAAAAGTAGGTCCGGGACAATTAGCCAAGATAGAATGAGGCTGAATACCAGCATTCATCGGATTAAAGGTGATACCCAATGAAGATAATTGCAATATTGGACCAGTAAAGCTATCAAATGTCTCAAGTGCTAAATTACCAGCAATCGATGCCGCGGCCTCAAATGTGGTTTTATCGTTAAAGATTGCAGCCGATGCAGAAGATGAGGTAAATTCAAGAGAAATAAGAATACCCAACCACACAGCACACTTTTTGGCTAACTTTATTCTTGACAACGCTCCTTGTAAATCCGTAAACCCATCAAGGATAGCACTGTTTGTCAGAGGATTAGAAACATTACCCGTCGCGCTTACCACATGGTAGGAATTATCCGCAATCCCCGCTATACCGATCTCACCACTTAAAATAGTGGCATTTGTGGCAATATTACGCTGATTACGGGCAGTTTCCGTCCCTGCAAACCCCCCATAAATCCCCACATTGTTTTTCAGGGTAAAACTCGCGGTTCTGTCCGTTCCCGTAGTGGGTTTATACGTCCCCGCAGCCACCCAAATCTCATCACCAGCTTGTGCTGCAGTAATAGCACTTTGTAAACTGCCATAAGCATTGTTCCAAGCGGAGCCATTACCTGTTGAACCAGACTTAACGTAAAGAATAGCCATGATATACCTCGTGTGAAAAAGACGGTAGAGAGTTGATAGGGAATATCGACCCGAAACTTAGTTCGAGTTAGATAAAGTTGATAAGTAAGCGAATAGTGGAGAAAACTGTCTCTAAAGACAGCAAAACCATTAATCAAGCTGAGATGTCAGAAAATTTAGCACTGGTTAGGGATGATGCTTAGATTGTAGAGGCGAATAATTATAAGCTCCGTTTATCATTCATCAGCAGAGCTTATTAAATAAATCGAGCAGAGAGAAAATATCTGGTATAATCCCACTTCTGAGAAAATTTACCTAGAGATAAGCCGATTTATGTTGCTAAGGCTATATTTTGATTAACTTTTGTCAAGTTATTCGGAGAATCAAGTTATTTTGTCATCAGTTAAGGTAGGGAGATGACTACAGCCTTGTCATCGGAGTCAGCCATGGGAATTTGGCCGCTATTATTGATGGTAAAGGCGGAGATACCGTCGCCATCGAGGTTAGGATTACCTGCGGTGATATTGTAGGGTTAAGGGGTTATTATCGGCATCAGTGGCGTTAATTGTGCCGACAAGAGTGTTTAAGAGGCTATTTTCGGGAACGGTGAGGGTAGTATCGTAGAGGACTGGTGCGCTATTTTGGACGAATTCATAAGCACCTATATCAACTGTAGCACCGTTAATACGAGGGTTGCGGGCAAGGTCAAAGGGTATTGCTTTATCAATTAGGAATAATATTTTGCCATAAATCAGCTTGGATAAATCGAGATAAATGACCTACATTCGTAGTGGCAATTATCACATCTGGAATAGA
Encoded here:
- a CDS encoding UPF0175 family protein, coding for MSIVISNEMIQATGKTENLLKLDLAIIMFKDYHISSAKAADFAGLSLIEFRQELAKRDICVNYDVADFQLELQTLNRLGDL
- a CDS encoding DUF3368 domain-containing protein, with translation MIVVSNTSPITSLSAIGYVNLLHDIYGTIIIPSAVYEEMTHVGYAVPGTIEVTTLSWIEKRTLENRSLFEQLNHELHRGESETIALAIALGADRVIMDENPGRKKALSLGLNVIGVLGILLIAKRRGLITAIKPLMDDLISQAGFRINRALYLDVLQSAQEEKSVL
- a CDS encoding PEP-CTERM sorting domain-containing protein, whose product is MSLRLPDFVPPLNGYGFFNTGGDDTLQLSAFDASNNLIEQATVSGSNLNPNSFKFLGIVTSIPASRIEISPVGGNGLFSIDNLQVATKSIQSVPEPSTILGIVTLGLGLGALFSKKHKQDDNNDD
- the tnpC gene encoding IS66 family transposase codes for the protein MDEKQLLEMSGIDAEDWEQTPASVRRLVVQLGLKIEQLEQHLKELQDSKEGLEEKVNRNSQNSHSSPASDSPNVEKTKKKKPTGKKRGGQPGHPGHSRSLYPVEACDSVTNHYPKTCPCCGEPLQGVDPSPYRHQVVEIPPIKLQIAEHRLHQLTCTRCGQTSRATLPEEVEASGYGETVVAIVSVLSGMYRHSVRMVVSAMSDLFGVKISLGTVNRLRKEASEAVSASVEEVKAYIQAAPIVGADETGFGQGNADGENPQSKRAWLWVAVTPLVSFFCVELSRSTAAAQGLLGENFEGILNSDRYKAYNWVDVDRRQLCWAHLKREFTKISERSGVSRQLGRDLLAQQKKLFRLWHRVRDGTLSRTQFQSLVSPIRERVRSLLSSGADYQIGSREKTPLAKTVRTCRQLLKVESALWLFVTVEGLEPTNNAAERAIRQAVLWRRTSFGSQSEAGSIFVARMLTVVTSLRSQNRNVLEFMTDAVRASRKGSASPSLLPQESTSTGSIPLAA